The Desulfonatronum lacustre DSM 10312 region GAAGCAGGGTTTCCTCGATCTCCACGTCCCTGGTGCCGTGCTCCTCCACGTTGAGCATCCCGATGCGCACCATGTAGGATTTCAGGTAGCTGAGGATCACGGTGGATGGGTCGCCCTGGTCCAATAGTTGACCCTCGTGGATCAGCATCACATCGTCGCAGAACTCGCCCACGGTTTCCAGGGCGTGGGAGACCAGAAACAGGGTCTTGCCCTTTTTCTGAAACTGCCGGACCCGGTCCAGGCACTTCATCTGAAAGGCCGCGTCCCCCACGGCCAGGACCTCGTCGATGAGCAGGATGTCCGGGTCCATTTCCACGGCCACGGCAAAGCCCAAGCGCACGTACATGCCGCTGGAGTAGTGCTTCACCGGGGTGTCGATGAAATCCCGCAACCCGGCGAAATCCACGATGTGGTCGAAGCGCTTCTGGATATAGTCCCGGGGGATGCCCAGGATCGAGGCGTTGAGATAGACGTTTTCCCGGCCGGAGAGGTCGGGGTGAAACCCGGCGCCCAGTTCCAGAAGCGAAGAAATCCGGCCATGAGTGCGAAGTATGCCCTCGGTGGGGGTGATGGTTCCGGCTACAAGGCCCAGAAGGGTGCTCTTGCCCGAGCCGTTGGGACCGACCACGCCCACGGTCTTGCCCTTGGGGATCTTGAAGTTCAGGTTGCGCAGAGCCCAGAACTCCTGCTTGGCCCCCCCGCTGAACACCCCGGACAGGGTGCTGAACAGGGTCTGCTGGCCCACGCCCTGGACATAATAGCGTTTGCCCACGTTTTCAGCTTCAATGGCGTACATGTCTACCTTTCATGTCCTCTGTTCACGATGTCCTCGGCTCCACGATTTCCAGCCCACCCATATAGGGCCGGAGCGCGGACGGAATGACCAGGCTGCCGTCTTGTTGCTGGCAGTTCTCCAGAATGGCCACCAGGGTCCGGCCCACGGCCAGGCCCGAGCCGTTGAGGGTGTGCACGAACCGGGGCTTGCCGCCGGTGGTCGGCTTGAAGCGGATGTCCGCCCGTCGGGCCTGGAAATCCTCGAAATTGGAGCAGGAGGAGATTTCCCGGTAGGTGTTCTGGCCCGGCAGCCAGACTTCGATGTCATAGGTCTTGGCCGCGGAAAAGCCCATATCACCGGTGCAGAGGGTGATCACCCGGTAGGGCAGTTCCAGCAGCTGCAAAATCCGTTCGGCATGACCCAGAAGCAGCTCCAGCTCCTCGTAGGAGGCGTCCGGGTGGACGAAGCGGACGAGTTCCACCTTGTTGAATTGGTGCTGGCGGATCAGGCCCCTGGTGTCCCTGCCGTGGGAACCGGCCTCGGAACGGAAGCAGGGCGTGTAGGCGGCATAAGCCAGGGGCAGGGCGTCCTCAGTGAGGATTTCGTCGCGGTGGATGTTGGTCACCGGCACTTCGGCCGTGGGGATCAGGAAAAAGTCCGTCCCTTCGAGCTTAAACAGATCATCGGCGAATTTCGGCAAATTGCCGGTGCCGGTCAAGCTGTCCCGGTTGACGATGAATGGCGGCAGGCATTCCAGGTAGCCGTGCTGCCCGGTGTGCTGATCCAGCATGAAGTTGATCAGGGCCCGTTCCAGTCTGGCGGCCCAGCCGGTGAGCAGGGCGAACCGGGCTCCGGTGATCTTGGCGGCGCGTTCAAAGTCCAGACCGCCCAAACGCAGTCCCAGATCCCAGTGCTCCAGGGGCGGGAAGTCCGGACGCGCGGGCTCCCCCCAGGTGCGCAACACAGGGTTGTCCGCCTCGGATCGGCCAAAGGGGACGGAATCGTGGGGCACGTTGGGCACGCCCAGCAGCCAGTCCTGGACGCGCTGATCCAATTCCTTGAGTTCAGCGTCCAGAGACTTGACCCGGTCGGACAGGACGGACAGCTCATTGATCAGGGCCGAGGCGTCCTCCTTGGCCCGCTTGAGCCTGGCCACCTCGCCCGAAGCCTGGTTGCGTCGGGCCTTGAGCGCTTCCACTTCCTGCAAGAGCTTGCGACGTTGCTCTTCCAGGGCCAGAAAGGTCTCCAGATCAACCCCGGCCCCCCGGTCCTCCAGGGCCTTGCGCACTCGCTCCGGAGTTTGACGGATCATTTTTACATCAAGCATGGACTATCCTCATAACGGTCTTGTGATCACGGGAAAGACCCAGCATCTACCACCCCGGGCCCCGTGCCGCAACCGCGCCGCCCCTCATGTTCGCGGCTTCAACGCGGTCACGCTTCCCCCGTTTTTCGCCCTTCCAACCAGGCCCCCATTCTGGCCAGCAACGCGGCAAGTACTGCGCATCCGGCCAGCCACAGCGCCAGAGTCGCGATCCCAACATGCTTATCCAGAAAGAATCCCAGTAAAATCGGGGATACCGCCGTGGACACGACCATGACCGCCTGGTTCATGGAGCGGATCGCGCCCAGGTGGAGAATGCCGTAGCGCTCCGCCCAGATCGCGCCGGAAGCCGTGGCGCTCAGCCCCTGGGTGGCCCCGACCATTCCCAGATAGGCATAAACGATCAAGGGGGAGGGAACCGAGGCCAGCAGCACCAGGCCGGTGACGATCGGGGCCAGGGCCAAGGGCAGGGCTCGGGCCGCGCCCAGGCGGTCCACCAACGGCCCGGCGATGAACAACGCACCGAGGTGGCAGGCCGCGTAGACGGAAAACCCGGCGGCCAGCAGTTCCAGGGACCAGCCGAGTTCCTCGGCAAAGGCCATCTGGTGAAAAAACAGGGCCGTGACCGTGAACGGGGTCAGCAGCGTAGCGGGTAGGATCAGGTAGTAGCCAGGGTCGCCAAGCACGTCCCGGCGGCTGAACCGGCTGCGATCCGTACCGGGGTTAGTCCCCGAGTGGTTCTTGGACGCGATTTCATGGGGCGGCGGCGCTCCTCGGGATAAAAGGATCAGCACCGGCAGAATCAGCAGACACAGCAGCCCCGCGCCCACGACCCAGGGCACCCGCCAGCCGACCCAGAGCAGAAGCAGCGCGGCTCCGGCCGGCAACAACGCTTCAGCCAAGGGAAAACCCATGGCGGCCAAGGCCACGGCCCGGCCTCGATGGGCCGTAAAGTACCGGGCCGCCGTGGTCATCCCGATATGCGAAATCATGCCTTGCCCGCCGAAGCGAATGCAAACGAACCCCGCGGCCAGCACCAGGGCTCCCGGAGCAAATCCGACCAGCAGACACCCTCCGGCCAAAACCCCGATGGCCAAGGCCGTCACCCTGGGCAAAGTCCATGTGTCCACCAGACCGCCGAACCGAAACAGCAACAGCGCACTGCACAGCGTGGCCCCGCTGTACAGGCTGCCGTAGGCCGTATGGGTCAGGTCAAAGGCCTGTCGGATTTCAGCGCCAAAAAGCGAGACGAAAAACGTCTGGCCGAACCCGGAAGCCGCCATGGCCCCCAGAGCGAACAGGGCCAGCCGAGGATTGACTCGCAAGACGGCTGGAAGGTGGCGGGAGAGAAACTGGAACATGCTGAAAACCTGTATGCTTGGCCGGACAAAGCGATTTCTCAAAAACGACAAACGCCGCGCAAACCTTCGTTTGCGCGGCGTTGAAGACTACTCGGATGGAACGTGAAGGTCTATCCGCGACGGGAGGTCTGCATCCGGCAGACCTCGTCCCATTCCGGGCAGTCGGTGCGAACCGTGTATGTGCTCATACACATGTCTCCTTACCGAACCAGCGCGGCCAACTCACCCTTGAGATAGCGCTCTTCCATGACTTCCATGGACATCGGCTTGATCTTGGAGGCGTAGCCTTCGGTGCCGAAAGCCCGGAGGCGGTCCAGACAAATCTGTTTCATGGCCTCCCTGGCCACGCCGAGGTACTTGCGCGGGTCGAAATCCTTGGGCTTCTGGGCCATGTGCCGCCGGATCGCCCCGGTGGAGGCCAGGCGCAGGTCCGTGTCGATATTCACCTTGCGGACCCCGAACTTGATACCCTGCTGGATTTCCTCCACCGGCACGCCGTAGGTCTGGCCCAGATCGCCGCCGTATTCATTGACGATGGCCAGCCAGTCCTGGGGCACGGAGGAAGAGCCGTGCATGACCAAGTGGGTGTTCGGAATCCGCTCGTGGATTTCCTTGATCCGGCTGATGGCCAGAACTTCTCCGCTGGGCGGGCGAGTAAACTTGTAGGCTCCATGGCTGGTGCCGATGGCAATGGCCAGGGCGTCCACCCCGGTCTTCTTCACGAAGTCCGCGGCCTGCTCCGGATCCGTGAGCATCTGCTCCCGGGACAGCTTGCCTTCCGCGCCCACGCCATCTTCTTTGCCCGCGATTCCGGTCTCCAGGGACCCCAAAACGCCCAGCTCGCCTTCCACGGACACGCCGCAGGCATGGGCCATCTCCACAACACGGGCCGTGACCTGAACGTTGTACTCGTAGGTGGAGGGCGTCTTGCCGTCGTCCATCAGTGAGCCGTCCATCATCACCGAGGAAAAACCGGACTGGATGGACCGGGCGCACACCGCCGGAGAAGCGCCGTGGTCCTGGTGCAGACACAGCGGAATATGCGGCCATTCTTCAAGGGCCGCCTGGATCAGGTGGCGGATGAACACGGACCCGGCGTATTTCCTCGCCCCGGCGGAGCTTTGCAGGATCACCGGGCTGTTGGTCTCGTTGGCCGCGTACATAATGGCCTGGACCTGCTCCAGATTGTTCACGTTGAAGGCAGGAACGCCGTAGCCGTGCTCCGCCGCGTGGTCCAACAACTGCCGTAATGTGATCAATGCCATGAGATACCTCCAAAAGGAAAAAAGTTCGGATCAAACCGCCGTGCCGGATTCCGAGCCGATGATGTTTGGTTACGGACCTTGTCGATCCTACGTCGGTGGGCGGTTAAAGTAAATGCAGGCTGATATTTTCTATCAGGACGGATATGCTCCCGCAGCATATCTGGTCTCCAAATCGAAATCGTGATCGAAATCGAAATCGATCTTGAACAAGCATGACCCCAAGACATAGTCAAACAGCATTTTTTCGATTTCGATTGCGATTTCGATTTCGATTCGGTTGAAGCTGGCCGGTCTTGGGCAAAGGCGGGGATACGACTCAGAGCTACGGAGGGGGTCAGTCGCGACGGGCCTGAAGCAGAACCTCGGTCAACTCGACGAAGCCCGCGCCGCCCCGGGACGGCGTGACCCAGGCCGGTTCGGCTTCCAGTTCTCCGGCGAAATCGAGAACATTGGCCACGCCCACGGCATGGGGGAAAAAGGCGAACATCGGGGCGTCGTTGGGCGAGTCCCCGGAAAAGACGATCCGGGAAGCCATGGCGTCCAGGTCCATGCCGAAGACTTCGGCCAGAAGCCGTCGGGTCATGGTCAACTTGTCCCAATCCCCGAACCAGCCGTTGACGTGGATGGAGCTGACCTTGGCCCGGGCCCCGGCCTGTTCGAACAGGGCCTTGATCCGTCGCACGTCTTCCGGCGGCAAGGGAGGAACGTCCTCGCAAAAATCAATGGCCAGGTCCGCTTCCCGGTAGGCCTGGTCCGCGGACAACCCGGCCCCGGGGACCTGGGCCAGGATCATGTCCCGCAGTTCGGCCAGACGCTTCCGATCCACGGCCCGCTCCGGCTCGCTCTTGAAAAACCGTCGGATCATGGTTCGTTTTTCCCGGTCATACCGAAAATAAAAGGCCCCGTTTTCCCCCACCACCGCGTCCACGGGCCACATCCTGGCGATCTGATCGCACCAACCCGCGGGACGTCCTGTTATGGGCACGACGATCAGCCCGGCGGCCTGGAGCCGCTCAAGGGCAGCATAAGCGGCAGCGCCCAGACGTCCATCGTCGGTCAGGGTATCGTCGATGTCCGTAAGCACGACCTGGACGGCCCGGGCCGCGTCGCGAGGCATGTGGTTCAGGGGGCGCATGGCTTAAATAATGCGCTGGCGAATCTTGGTCACTACGATTTCCGCGACGATCACGATGGCGAAGATGCACAAGAGGATCAAGGCCACCTGGTTCCATCGGAACAGGTTGATGGCCGTGTCCAGGGCCATGCCGATGCCGCCCGCGCCCACCAGGCCGATAACCGCGGATTCGCGGACGTTGATGTCCCAGCGAAACAGGCTGATGCCCCAGAAGGCCGGGGCCACCTGGGGCCAGTAGCCCTTGAGAATGATGCTCGTCCAGGGCGCGCCCGCGGCCTTGAGCGCCTCGATGGGGCCGGGGTTGCACTCTTCCAGGGCCTCGCCCAAAAGCTTCCCGCAAAAGCCGATGGACCGGAAACCAATGGCGATGGTTCCGGCCAGGGCCCCGGGACCGAAGACCGCCACGAACAAAATGGCCCAGACCAGGGTGTTCACCGAACGGGAGGAGACCAGGATCAGCTTGGCCAGCCAGTTCAGGGCCGGGACAGGCGTGATGTTCCTGGCCGCCATCAGCGCCACGGGCAGGGCCAGGATCAGGGCCAGAATGGTACCCATCCCGGCGATGTGCATGGTCTCCACCAGGGAGCTGTGCACGCCGGTCCAGTAATACCCCGTATCCGGCGGCCACATCCGGGAGAACATGTCCGCCATCTGCGTCGGGGCGTCGTACAGAAACTCCGGCACGACGTGCACCGTGCGCAGGGACACGGCCAGGGCGATCCCGGCCGCCAGAAAGACGCTGAACCGGGCCAGACGCTGCAAGGGGGTGAAGCGCTCCCATTTGCGGCTAGTCATTGAACACCGCCTTGACAATGGAGGCCAGATACTCGCCGAGCATGACCAGGGCGATGATGGAAAGCAGAATGGCCGCCAGGAAATCGTAGTCAAAGCGCTGGAACGCCGCGAACAGGGTTCCGCCGATGCCGCCCGCGCCCACGATCCCGACCATGGTCGAATTGCGCAGGTTCGCGTCGAACTGGTAGGTGGCAAACCCGATGAACCGGTTCAGGACCTGGGGCAGAACGGCCATGAAGATCACGCTCATGAAGGGCGCTCCCGCGGCCCGGCAGGCTTCCACGGGCTTCAGGGAGATCTCCTCAATGGCCTCGGCGAACAGCTTGCCGATGAAGCCGATGGAAGCGAAGACCAGGGTGATGATGCCCGCCAAGGGCCCGAATCCCACGGCCTTGACGAAAAGGATGGCGAAAATCACCGGATGGAAGGAGCGGCAGATGGCGATCAACGTGCGCGCCGGCCAGGTGGCCCAGGTCGGCATCAGGTTCCGGGCCGCGACCAGGCCGATGGGCAGGGAAAAGGCCACGCCGAAGGCCGAGGCGATCACGGCGATTTCCAAGGTCTCGATCAGGTTGTCCACCAGCATGCGCCACCGCGTGAACTCCGGAGGAAACATGGCCCCCAGAAACCTCGCCCCGTTGTCCAACCCGGACACGAAGCGAGCCCAACTGAAATCCAGGGACCACGTGGCGTAAACGCAGTACAGGGCCAGCAGGACCCAGCCGATGCGCGCGCCCCAGTTGGCCTTGAAGGGTCTTCGGACCGCGGCCGCGCTCATGTCAGCCAGCCCTCGCCGCCGTAAATTTGTTGCAGATGGGTGTCGCTCAGTTCCTTGGGCGGCCCGTCGAAAATGATCGCCCCCTGGGACATGCCGATGACCCGGTCCGCGAAGCGTTTGGCCAGGTTCACGTCATGGATGTTGATCAGCACCGGAATGCCCTGGGAACTGGAAAAGTCGTTGAGCAGTTCCATGATTTCCACGGAGGTCTTCGGGTCCAGGGACGACGTGGGTTCGTCGGCCATGAGCAGGGCCGGGTTCTGCATCACAGCCCGGGCAATGCCCACCCGTTGGCGCTGGCCTCCGGAGAGGGCGTCGGCCCGGGTGGTGGCGAAGTCCGTCAACCCGACCTTGTCGATCAGCTCAAAGGCCCGGTCGATGTCGGCCTGCTCGAACTTGCGCAAAAAGGCCCTCCAGACCGGCACGAAGCCCAACCGGCCGCACAGCACGTTTTCAATCACCGTCAGTCGTTCAACCAGATTGAACTCCTGAAAAACCATCCCGATATGGCGGCGCGCCTCGCGCAGGGCCCTGCCGGACAGCCTGGACAGCTCGAGGCCGGCCACGCTGATGGTCCCTCCGGTGGGATCAATCAGGCGGTTGATGCACCGCAACAACGTGGACTTCCCGGTGCCGGACGGCCCGATGATGGCCACCGTGGTTTGCCCGCCGACCGAGAACGAAACGTCGTTCAGGACCGGCTTGCCCGGAACGTATGCCTTGACCAGGTTGGAAACAATCAAGGAAGCTGGGGCCTTGCCCCCGCTTCCTTTCGTGGGTTGCTCCGTCACATTGTCCCCTGCGCGAATTTGCGCCGGGAGGCGTTGGCGGGCATTCCGCCAACGCCTCCCGGCGGCAAGAGTTGATGGGTTTGAGTAGGGGCGGTTCGCGAACCGCCCCTGCAATTTCGAGAACCGTCCCTACTTCAGCTCCTCGCCCAGAGCCTCGTTGATCGTGCGAATGATGCCCCAGTCCACCTTGTAGGTCACGGGATAGAACCGGTCCGCGCCGTCAAAGGCTTCCTTCATCTTGTCGGTATAGCGGTACGTGTGAAAGGCGCCGACGATCTTCTGAACCAGTTCCGGACAGAGTTCGCTGGAATAGCCGAAGGAGGAGGTGGGGAAGCGCTCGCTGGTGTAGATGGCCCGCAGTTCGCCTTCCTGCACCCGACCGGCGCGGAGCATCCGTTCGTAGACGTCGGAAGCCACCGGAGCGGCCTCATAGTCGCCATGGGCCACGCCAAGCACGGACTGGTCGTGCTTGCCGGAGTAGACGACCTTATAGTCTTCTTCCGGGGTGAGGCCCAATTCCGGGAACAGCACCCGGGGCGCCAGGTTGCCGGAGTTGGAGGAGGCCGAAGTGTGCGCCACGGTCTTGCCTTTCAGGTCTTCCATGGTCTGGATGGGGCTGTCCTTTTTGACCAGCATGACCAGATTGTAGCCCTGAAATCCCTCGGGGCCGCCCTTGACCGCGATGGGCACGTAGCCGGCCAGATTCACGGCAAAGACGGTCGGGCCGGTGGAAAAACCGGCCACGTGCAGCCGACCGGAACGCATGGCTTCCACCTGGGCCGCGTTGGAATGCACGGTATAGTAAATGACCTTCTTGCCGGTGGCCTTCTCCAGGTAGCTCATGAAGTCGGCGAACACGTCCTGGTACACCGCGGGATCTTCCACCGGGGTGTAGGTGAAGACCAGGGTGGAGGGGTCCTTGCACTGCCCGGCGGGCAACAAATCAGCGACCAGGTCCTTGTCGTTGTCGCAGAACCGTTCGTCCAGATTGCCGCGGTGCTCGCAGACCTGGGCAAAACCGGGCTGGGCCAGGGCCAGAATCAGGACCATCGCCAAAAAGCCGAACAACTTTCGCATCATGTTCACTCCTTGTTGGGGGGTTGTCGTCAACTACTATGTCCGCTCTTGCTCCGACAATCGGTGTCGGGGTCGGTATCGGAGTCGGTATCGAAGCAGGAAAAAATGAGAACGCATCCCGGCGTTTTCGATCCCGATCCCGATTCCGACCCCGACAACAGCATTACTCCGTGCCAAGTAGTTACTCTCGTTGATGACCGTCCCCCTCTAACCGGAATTCAGGCTCAGGTCATCATTTTTTTCACCGGCTCCGCCGCAGGGCTTCCACGGCCTTGTAGGCCGTGGCAATGGCCACTCCGGCGCCGCACTTCATCCGAATCCAGTCCTGATGCGCCAGGATCGAACCGGCGGCATACAGACCAGAATGGACCGGACGCCCGTCCTCGGCCAAAGGACGAAACATCCGGTCAACGACCAGGCCCGTCCTGTGCACCGGGTGGCCGCGTGGATCAAAATAATCCGGATGGTGCCATCCGGAACGGCTCTCCGGCTGCCGGACCGCGAGGTCGAAGACGGTTTCCACGATGCCGCGGTCCCGGCGGGCCGCAAGCCCGCCTCCCAGAAACCGGCCCGAGCAGAGCAACACCTTGGCGGCGCGTACCTGGCGCTCCACGGGCTGCCCGGTGATCCGCAGGACAAACGGGTCGTCCGGTCCCGGCACGATGCCGGACATTTTTTGCTGGCAAAACAGGGCCACCCCGCGCTCCGGCAAGGCGCTCTCAAAGGCTTCCTTCAGCCGGATTCCGGGCACTCCCGGGGGCATGGTCGGGATTTCGAACACCGGAACGGCCAACCGTTCGGCCAGGTCACGGGTCACATCTCCGGGTCGGTGCATGCCCAGTACTGCCGGAAACCCCACGGCTTTCACGCCGTGGACGTGCGGCGCCACCACTTCGGCCAGGGCTTTGC contains the following coding sequences:
- a CDS encoding ABC transporter ATP-binding protein → MYAIEAENVGKRYYVQGVGQQTLFSTLSGVFSGGAKQEFWALRNLNFKIPKGKTVGVVGPNGSGKSTLLGLVAGTITPTEGILRTHGRISSLLELGAGFHPDLSGRENVYLNASILGIPRDYIQKRFDHIVDFAGLRDFIDTPVKHYSSGMYVRLGFAVAVEMDPDILLIDEVLAVGDAAFQMKCLDRVRQFQKKGKTLFLVSHALETVGEFCDDVMLIHEGQLLDQGDPSTVILSYLKSYMVRIGMLNVEEHGTRDVEIEETLLLDDTGTETNIFEAGREMVIEMHYKAKKRIDKPVFGFNIKTGNGIYVFGSNTQISKTSIDFIDGRGTMRLRIAPLTLKRGNFFLSLSIHSWDHATQFHRREDWYPFVIRDASESPGLVHLNTEWRLEPEAADG
- the serS gene encoding serine--tRNA ligase, giving the protein MLDVKMIRQTPERVRKALEDRGAGVDLETFLALEEQRRKLLQEVEALKARRNQASGEVARLKRAKEDASALINELSVLSDRVKSLDAELKELDQRVQDWLLGVPNVPHDSVPFGRSEADNPVLRTWGEPARPDFPPLEHWDLGLRLGGLDFERAAKITGARFALLTGWAARLERALINFMLDQHTGQHGYLECLPPFIVNRDSLTGTGNLPKFADDLFKLEGTDFFLIPTAEVPVTNIHRDEILTEDALPLAYAAYTPCFRSEAGSHGRDTRGLIRQHQFNKVELVRFVHPDASYEELELLLGHAERILQLLELPYRVITLCTGDMGFSAAKTYDIEVWLPGQNTYREISSCSNFEDFQARRADIRFKPTTGGKPRFVHTLNGSGLAVGRTLVAILENCQQQDGSLVIPSALRPYMGGLEIVEPRTS
- a CDS encoding MFS transporter, which encodes MFQFLSRHLPAVLRVNPRLALFALGAMAASGFGQTFFVSLFGAEIRQAFDLTHTAYGSLYSGATLCSALLLFRFGGLVDTWTLPRVTALAIGVLAGGCLLVGFAPGALVLAAGFVCIRFGGQGMISHIGMTTAARYFTAHRGRAVALAAMGFPLAEALLPAGAALLLLWVGWRVPWVVGAGLLCLLILPVLILLSRGAPPPHEIASKNHSGTNPGTDRSRFSRRDVLGDPGYYLILPATLLTPFTVTALFFHQMAFAEELGWSLELLAAGFSVYAACHLGALFIAGPLVDRLGAARALPLALAPIVTGLVLLASVPSPLIVYAYLGMVGATQGLSATASGAIWAERYGILHLGAIRSMNQAVMVVSTAVSPILLGFFLDKHVGIATLALWLAGCAVLAALLARMGAWLEGRKTGEA
- the fba gene encoding class II fructose-bisphosphate aldolase (catalyzes the reversible aldol condensation of dihydroxyacetonephosphate and glyceraldehyde 3-phosphate in the Calvin cycle, glycolysis, and/or gluconeogenesis), with protein sequence MALITLRQLLDHAAEHGYGVPAFNVNNLEQVQAIMYAANETNSPVILQSSAGARKYAGSVFIRHLIQAALEEWPHIPLCLHQDHGASPAVCARSIQSGFSSVMMDGSLMDDGKTPSTYEYNVQVTARVVEMAHACGVSVEGELGVLGSLETGIAGKEDGVGAEGKLSREQMLTDPEQAADFVKKTGVDALAIAIGTSHGAYKFTRPPSGEVLAISRIKEIHERIPNTHLVMHGSSSVPQDWLAIVNEYGGDLGQTYGVPVEEIQQGIKFGVRKVNIDTDLRLASTGAIRRHMAQKPKDFDPRKYLGVAREAMKQICLDRLRAFGTEGYASKIKPMSMEVMEERYLKGELAALVR
- a CDS encoding HAD-IIB family hydrolase is translated as MRPLNHMPRDAARAVQVVLTDIDDTLTDDGRLGAAAYAALERLQAAGLIVVPITGRPAGWCDQIARMWPVDAVVGENGAFYFRYDREKRTMIRRFFKSEPERAVDRKRLAELRDMILAQVPGAGLSADQAYREADLAIDFCEDVPPLPPEDVRRIKALFEQAGARAKVSSIHVNGWFGDWDKLTMTRRLLAEVFGMDLDAMASRIVFSGDSPNDAPMFAFFPHAVGVANVLDFAGELEAEPAWVTPSRGGAGFVELTEVLLQARRD
- the phnE gene encoding phosphonate ABC transporter, permease protein PhnE, translated to MTSRKWERFTPLQRLARFSVFLAAGIALAVSLRTVHVVPEFLYDAPTQMADMFSRMWPPDTGYYWTGVHSSLVETMHIAGMGTILALILALPVALMAARNITPVPALNWLAKLILVSSRSVNTLVWAILFVAVFGPGALAGTIAIGFRSIGFCGKLLGEALEECNPGPIEALKAAGAPWTSIILKGYWPQVAPAFWGISLFRWDINVRESAVIGLVGAGGIGMALDTAINLFRWNQVALILLCIFAIVIVAEIVVTKIRQRII
- the phnE gene encoding phosphonate ABC transporter, permease protein PhnE; its protein translation is MSAAAVRRPFKANWGARIGWVLLALYCVYATWSLDFSWARFVSGLDNGARFLGAMFPPEFTRWRMLVDNLIETLEIAVIASAFGVAFSLPIGLVAARNLMPTWATWPARTLIAICRSFHPVIFAILFVKAVGFGPLAGIITLVFASIGFIGKLFAEAIEEISLKPVEACRAAGAPFMSVIFMAVLPQVLNRFIGFATYQFDANLRNSTMVGIVGAGGIGGTLFAAFQRFDYDFLAAILLSIIALVMLGEYLASIVKAVFND
- the phnC gene encoding phosphonate ABC transporter ATP-binding protein, yielding MTEQPTKGSGGKAPASLIVSNLVKAYVPGKPVLNDVSFSVGGQTTVAIIGPSGTGKSTLLRCINRLIDPTGGTISVAGLELSRLSGRALREARRHIGMVFQEFNLVERLTVIENVLCGRLGFVPVWRAFLRKFEQADIDRAFELIDKVGLTDFATTRADALSGGQRQRVGIARAVMQNPALLMADEPTSSLDPKTSVEIMELLNDFSSSQGIPVLINIHDVNLAKRFADRVIGMSQGAIIFDGPPKELSDTHLQQIYGGEGWLT
- the phnD gene encoding phosphate/phosphite/phosphonate ABC transporter substrate-binding protein → MMRKLFGFLAMVLILALAQPGFAQVCEHRGNLDERFCDNDKDLVADLLPAGQCKDPSTLVFTYTPVEDPAVYQDVFADFMSYLEKATGKKVIYYTVHSNAAQVEAMRSGRLHVAGFSTGPTVFAVNLAGYVPIAVKGGPEGFQGYNLVMLVKKDSPIQTMEDLKGKTVAHTSASSNSGNLAPRVLFPELGLTPEEDYKVVYSGKHDQSVLGVAHGDYEAAPVASDVYERMLRAGRVQEGELRAIYTSERFPTSSFGYSSELCPELVQKIVGAFHTYRYTDKMKEAFDGADRFYPVTYKVDWGIIRTINEALGEELK
- the glpB gene encoding glycerol-3-phosphate dehydrogenase subunit GlpB — encoded protein: MNDMMHCDLAIIGTGIGGMAAALFAANRGLSVVQAGSTGAVAYTSGVFDVLGALPSETADGRPTVVRRPFAALNDLLRIEPGHPYAGLHPEEIRAAFAETLAFLADIGLPYQTGGEKNFSLPTPAGTIKHSWCVPETALAGCLALESKQPALIVALHGLKGFSSRQIAANLAEVWPGLQAVSVSMPGHTGGELYPEQAARMLETASARKALAEVVAPHVHGVKAVGFPAVLGMHRPGDVTRDLAERLAVPVFEIPTMPPGVPGIRLKEAFESALPERGVALFCQQKMSGIVPGPDDPFVLRITGQPVERQVRAAKVLLCSGRFLGGGLAARRDRGIVETVFDLAVRQPESRSGWHHPDYFDPRGHPVHRTGLVVDRMFRPLAEDGRPVHSGLYAAGSILAHQDWIRMKCGAGVAIATAYKAVEALRRSR